One Edaphobacter flagellatus genomic region harbors:
- the ftsW gene encoding putative lipid II flippase FtsW — translation MAKRVGVDKWLFGVVLLLVLFGLVTVFSASAVMAKASFGTPYYFMLRQSMWAAAGLVALVLMMQVDYRRFNNEKFVYAVVGITMVLLIGVFAMRDSHNTHRWFRFGVASFQPSEMAKPAIVLFLAYFLQTRIHKMDDWKGTVMKAALPPLVMVALILKEPDLGTAMVCVAVTALMLYLAGMEVKYLGIGALCAAPVLYYMLFRVPWRRARMLAFVNPEADPRGTGFHILQSLIAVGTGGLRGLGLMEGRQKLFYLPEPHTDFIFATISEELGLLGALCVVALFVALGYRGFRAAYLSTDPFARFLAFGITSTVLIQAFFNISVVVALLPTKGITLPFISFGGTSLFVMLASMGVLLNVTREID, via the coding sequence ATGGCGAAGCGAGTTGGAGTCGACAAGTGGCTGTTTGGTGTGGTGCTGTTGCTGGTCCTGTTTGGGCTGGTGACGGTCTTCTCCGCATCGGCGGTGATGGCCAAGGCCAGCTTTGGAACTCCGTACTACTTCATGCTGCGGCAGAGCATGTGGGCTGCTGCGGGACTGGTAGCTCTGGTCCTGATGATGCAGGTGGACTACCGCCGCTTTAATAACGAAAAGTTTGTGTATGCGGTGGTCGGCATCACGATGGTGCTGCTGATCGGTGTGTTTGCGATGCGCGACTCGCATAATACGCATCGCTGGTTCCGATTCGGTGTTGCAAGCTTCCAGCCGTCGGAGATGGCCAAACCTGCGATTGTTCTGTTCCTCGCTTACTTCCTCCAGACACGCATCCACAAGATGGATGACTGGAAGGGAACAGTCATGAAGGCTGCGCTGCCTCCGCTTGTGATGGTCGCGCTGATTCTGAAGGAGCCTGATCTCGGTACGGCGATGGTCTGCGTCGCCGTGACGGCGCTGATGCTTTACCTCGCCGGGATGGAGGTGAAGTATCTGGGAATTGGCGCACTCTGCGCTGCTCCAGTGCTGTACTACATGCTCTTCCGTGTGCCGTGGCGTCGCGCCCGCATGCTGGCGTTTGTGAACCCTGAGGCCGATCCGCGTGGAACGGGCTTCCATATCCTGCAGTCTCTGATCGCGGTTGGAACCGGAGGGCTTCGCGGACTCGGTCTGATGGAAGGACGCCAGAAGCTCTTCTATCTGCCGGAACCACATACGGACTTTATCTTTGCGACGATCAGCGAGGAACTGGGCCTGCTTGGAGCGTTGTGCGTCGTTGCTCTCTTCGTCGCGCTGGGTTATCGCGGATTCCGCGCTGCATATCTTTCGACCGATCCGTTTGCTCGGTTTCTTGCATTCGGCATTACGAGCACGGTTCTGATCCAGGCATTCTTCAACATCAGCGTCGTGGTGGCTCTCCTTCCGACGAAGGGTATTACCCTGCCGTTTATCTCGTTTGGCGGCACGTCGCTGTTTGTGATGTTGGCAAGCATGGGCGTTCTATTGAATGTGACTCGCGAGATCGATTGA
- the murD gene encoding UDP-N-acetylmuramoyl-L-alanine--D-glutamate ligase, whose product MELKNKRVLVVGLGKSGIAAAMFLRRQGARVTVSDARSAVALAKEIPALLDAGIMVESGGHGLLTFRRQDLIVISPGVPLDTPEVKQVIGYGMPVIGELELASRFLKGRIVAITGSNGKTTTTTLIGKILQDAGLPTQVGGNIGTPVIDLIDQSTDKTLDVLEVSSFQLETIEQFHPWIALVLNITPDHLDRHGSFDNYAAMKARITENQQAGDYLILNAEDKPTQMVAAKTKAQIFWFSPRRPIKQGTFVHGESIMFIPSEGAKAEPIMPVAEIPLRGSHNVENVLAAVCAARLAGASAESIRASVARFKAVEHRLEFVRCLQGVDYFNDSKATNVDAAMKAVAAFPGGVHLILGGKDKDSDYSQMSELLRERAKAVYTIGSAAEKIERQLNGVVKMVGAGTMDLAVREAHKAAVPGDVVLLAPACSSFDQFENYEHRGRVFRQIVNELS is encoded by the coding sequence ATGGAATTGAAGAATAAGCGAGTACTGGTTGTTGGTCTTGGCAAGTCGGGTATCGCCGCGGCGATGTTTCTGCGCCGCCAGGGAGCCCGTGTGACCGTGAGCGATGCGCGTAGCGCGGTAGCGTTGGCGAAGGAGATTCCTGCGCTGTTGGATGCAGGCATCATGGTCGAGAGTGGCGGCCACGGCCTGCTCACCTTCCGTCGTCAGGATCTCATCGTCATCTCGCCGGGTGTGCCGCTTGATACACCGGAGGTGAAGCAGGTGATCGGCTACGGCATGCCGGTGATCGGCGAGCTGGAGCTAGCCAGCCGCTTCCTAAAAGGGCGTATCGTCGCGATTACCGGATCGAACGGCAAGACAACCACAACGACGCTGATCGGCAAGATTCTTCAGGACGCCGGCCTGCCCACGCAGGTTGGCGGCAACATCGGCACACCAGTGATCGACCTGATTGACCAAAGCACAGACAAGACGCTCGACGTGCTGGAGGTCTCGAGCTTCCAGTTGGAGACGATTGAACAGTTCCATCCCTGGATCGCGCTGGTGCTGAATATCACGCCGGACCATCTCGACCGTCATGGCAGCTTTGATAACTATGCTGCGATGAAGGCGCGTATCACCGAGAACCAGCAGGCGGGCGACTATCTCATTCTGAACGCCGAGGACAAGCCGACGCAAATGGTGGCAGCGAAGACGAAGGCGCAGATCTTCTGGTTCAGCCCGCGTAGGCCCATCAAGCAGGGTACGTTCGTGCATGGTGAAAGCATCATGTTTATCCCGAGCGAGGGAGCGAAGGCCGAACCGATCATGCCGGTTGCGGAGATTCCTCTGCGCGGCTCGCACAATGTCGAGAACGTACTTGCGGCCGTCTGTGCGGCTCGGCTTGCCGGAGCTTCGGCTGAGTCGATTCGCGCTTCGGTGGCGCGCTTCAAGGCGGTCGAGCATCGGCTGGAGTTCGTGCGTTGCCTGCAGGGCGTCGACTATTTCAACGACTCCAAGGCGACCAACGTGGACGCTGCGATGAAGGCGGTTGCGGCCTTTCCAGGCGGAGTTCACCTGATCCTCGGTGGCAAGGACAAGGATTCGGATTACTCGCAGATGTCGGAGCTGCTGCGCGAGCGGGCGAAGGCTGTTTATACGATTGGTTCAGCCGCGGAAAAGATTGAGCGCCAGCTCAATGGAGTCGTGAAGATGGTGGGAGCGGGAACGATGGATTTAGCCGTGCGCGAGGCTCATAAGGCTGCGGTTCCGGGCGATGTGGTGCTGCTGGCGCCAGCCTGCTCCAGCTTCGACCAGTTTGAGAACTACGAGCATCGTGGGCGCGTCTTCCGGCAGATCGTGAACGAACTGAGTTAA